In Vibrio fluvialis, the DNA window CTGTCTACTCATGATGAATGTTTAATCCCACTCAGGTGCAAAGTCCGGATTGGCCAATCGATGGTTGCGATCCAGCGTCGCGATGCGCGCCATGTCATCGTCACTCAGCGTCACGTTCACGTACGCCAGATTGCTCTCGATATTGGCACGTTTGGTGGACGATGGAATGGTGACAAACTCGTTGGCCGCCATCCACGCCAGCACCACTTGCGCGGGTGTGGCTTGATGAGCGGCAGCAATCTCTTGAATCACCGCATCTTTCAGCACATCACCGTAAGCAAACGGCATGTAGCCAGTCACGATGATGTTGTGCGCGCGGCAAAACTCCACCACTGCGCGGTTTTGCAGGTAAGGGTGCACTTCCACCTGGTTGGTGTAAATCACGCCTTCGCCAAGAATCTCGATCGCCTGTTGCATCTGCGCCACAGTAAAGTTCGACACGCCGATCTGTTTCGCTAAACCAAGATCCTGCGCTTCTTTGAGACATTGCAGATACTCGTCCATCGCCACGGCGTTGTCTGTGAGCGGCCAGTGGATCAGCAGTAAATCCACGTAGTCGGTTTGCAAATCGCTCAGGCTCTGTTTCAGGCTTGGCAAGAATGCCGCTTTGCTCAGTTTGTCCATCCAGATTTTGGTGGTCAAGAACAGCTTATCGCGTGCCACACCCGAAGCGGCGATCGCCTCACCCACTTCTTCTTCGTTGCCATAGATCTGCGCGGTATCGATGTGGCGGTAACCCGCCTCAAGCGCCATAGTCACAGAATGAAACGCGTCTTCCCCTTTCAGGCGGAAGGTCCCCGCACCAAGCTGAGGTATTTTCATTGTTAACTTTCCTTTCTCTTCATTTTTAT includes these proteins:
- the dkgB gene encoding 2,5-didehydrogluconate reductase DkgB, whose amino-acid sequence is MKIPQLGAGTFRLKGEDAFHSVTMALEAGYRHIDTAQIYGNEEEVGEAIAASGVARDKLFLTTKIWMDKLSKAAFLPSLKQSLSDLQTDYVDLLLIHWPLTDNAVAMDEYLQCLKEAQDLGLAKQIGVSNFTVAQMQQAIEILGEGVIYTNQVEVHPYLQNRAVVEFCRAHNIIVTGYMPFAYGDVLKDAVIQEIAAAHQATPAQVVLAWMAANEFVTIPSSTKRANIESNLAYVNVTLSDDDMARIATLDRNHRLANPDFAPEWD